The following coding sequences lie in one Changpingibacter yushuensis genomic window:
- a CDS encoding NAD(P)/FAD-dependent oxidoreductase, translated as MRVSEPGRGSQRRSYTRIPTGAYLPASHPDVSRPLWELVWGEPRMSVPHYVDVLVIGGGQAGISAAFELRKRGFRGYAGAAGLAQSSTLSGPTRADAEQQSEYSRDSTSLGTYLVLDAETRPGGAWQHRWPSLTMATVNHIADLPGLPVGETDPRAEAADFVPTYFSEFEDLYDLPVLRPILVHSVRSVTPMASDELPSAMHDALRSGPREFLETQTTAGTFRSRVVVNCTGTWTRPFVPFCRGASSFVGRQYHTQDYVGAREFEGQSVMVVGGGISALSHLDDLGGVARETYWVTRTPPRWRTAENTQENREGGSDQSGGAAAATGSASAAGSPSLEFGLHSDAGLTAAEGRAVEERVRARVEAGLRPLAVVAETGLPVTQWTRDLEERGLLDRLPMFDHLTRYGAVWNDGSEVQIDSIIWATGFRAELRHLAPLGLRVHGGGIVMDGTRVAADPRLHLIGYGPSASTVGARWAARRAVREIVEFLRS; from the coding sequence ATGAGAGTGTCGGAACCAGGGCGGGGATCCCAAAGGCGAAGTTACACCCGCATCCCCACCGGCGCTTACCTACCAGCATCGCATCCCGACGTCAGCCGACCTTTGTGGGAGTTGGTGTGGGGTGAGCCGCGCATGTCTGTGCCGCACTATGTTGACGTCCTCGTGATCGGTGGAGGCCAAGCCGGTATTTCTGCCGCATTCGAGTTGAGAAAGCGTGGATTCCGTGGGTATGCCGGCGCTGCCGGCCTCGCGCAATCTTCAACGCTATCCGGCCCAACCCGTGCGGATGCGGAGCAACAGTCTGAGTACTCCCGAGATTCGACTTCTCTGGGAACGTATCTGGTGCTCGACGCCGAAACCCGCCCGGGAGGCGCGTGGCAGCATCGGTGGCCTTCTCTGACGATGGCCACCGTCAACCACATCGCCGATTTGCCCGGCCTGCCCGTGGGAGAAACGGATCCGCGAGCGGAGGCCGCTGATTTCGTGCCCACCTACTTCTCTGAGTTCGAAGATCTTTACGATCTTCCCGTTCTTCGTCCTATTCTGGTCCATTCCGTGCGGTCAGTTACCCCCATGGCGTCCGATGAGCTGCCGAGCGCTATGCACGATGCTCTCAGGTCTGGGCCGCGGGAGTTCCTAGAAACACAGACCACTGCAGGGACCTTCCGCAGCCGAGTAGTCGTCAATTGCACCGGAACGTGGACTCGCCCTTTTGTGCCCTTCTGTCGAGGGGCATCGAGCTTCGTGGGCAGGCAGTACCACACCCAGGATTACGTAGGCGCTCGCGAGTTTGAAGGTCAGAGCGTCATGGTAGTTGGTGGTGGAATCAGCGCCCTCTCACATCTCGACGATTTGGGTGGAGTTGCACGTGAAACGTACTGGGTAACCCGTACTCCGCCTCGCTGGCGAACCGCCGAAAACACTCAAGAGAACCGAGAAGGAGGATCCGACCAATCTGGGGGAGCTGCGGCCGCCACGGGATCCGCCTCAGCCGCAGGATCACCTTCTCTTGAGTTTGGCCTGCACTCTGACGCCGGTCTGACGGCCGCCGAAGGCCGCGCTGTTGAAGAACGTGTCCGGGCGCGAGTGGAAGCGGGCTTGCGGCCGCTCGCCGTCGTCGCTGAAACGGGACTGCCGGTTACGCAATGGACCCGCGATCTTGAGGAACGTGGTCTGCTCGATCGCCTCCCCATGTTTGATCACCTCACGCGGTACGGAGCTGTGTGGAACGATGGCTCGGAGGTCCAGATAGACTCAATCATCTGGGCTACCGGATTTCGCGCAGAGCTTCGCCACTTGGCTCCGCTAGGGCTGCGCGTGCACGGGGGCGGTATCGTGATGGACGGAACTCGCGTGGCGGCGGATCCCCGGCTGCATCTCATAGGGTATGGTCCGAGTGCCTCAACGGTGGGTGCTCGGTGGGCCGCGCGGCGCGCAGTTCGCGAAATCGTCGAATTCTTAAGGAGCTAA
- a CDS encoding ArsR/SmtB family transcription factor codes for MMAKRGLVERTCELQSAMGFPVRMKMIKVLGSHQEAPLSVSEVAEKLQISQPTATKHLAILREAGWITREQVAREVHYRLNLDTVAEFRMLIDLAFEHAFTPCVNGYDCETCPFMATCI; via the coding sequence ATGATGGCTAAACGAGGATTGGTTGAGCGGACCTGTGAGCTTCAGTCCGCAATGGGTTTCCCAGTGCGAATGAAGATGATCAAGGTGCTCGGTTCACACCAAGAAGCGCCATTGTCTGTGTCTGAAGTGGCGGAGAAGTTGCAGATCAGCCAACCAACCGCCACCAAACACCTTGCAATTCTCCGGGAGGCCGGTTGGATTACTCGCGAGCAAGTAGCCCGCGAGGTCCATTACCGGCTCAATTTGGATACGGTGGCCGAGTTCCGCATGCTCATTGACCTTGCGTTCGAGCATGCGTTCACACCATGCGTGAACGGATACGACTGCGAGACCTGCCCGTTTATGGCCACCTGCATCTAG
- a CDS encoding FAD-binding protein, translating into MDSHNTLDAIVIGAGSAGLSCAYKLDEGGATFALISDTLGGRIDYDSTGKVNFGAYFVMSNYGNAAKLVSRRTRINPLSCRFHDGKGESFTTLSMHTLKRSPGFAAFGISMAQFMRHYSQFKKNCEVMSQREAMELDPFILRLYTEPASSFIARHHLGSVAEDYVSKFSYACTGADMDQITALDFCNVSQGLIVPIHRFEFDAEAHRKRLGDRFVEDSVVAHREENGLHIVTTASGREYVGKTVVFATPAVVTAQFLDVGDIRQSCQLYVEHVRGTIRKDLSAQDMNLFPFTSPIIFTAVQDDGTYLVYSREPEIDLAALFTEFELIQRREWEKAMYVTGRAYVEQQYGPTTFVAGDHNGLGLEPTAISGVYAANQILNAVGLHANRFLTSSANNEK; encoded by the coding sequence ATGGATTCACACAACACACTTGATGCCATAGTCATCGGAGCCGGAAGCGCAGGACTGTCTTGTGCATACAAACTCGATGAAGGCGGTGCCACCTTCGCACTTATCTCTGACACTCTGGGAGGGCGAATCGATTACGACTCAACGGGCAAAGTCAACTTCGGCGCATACTTCGTCATGTCCAACTATGGGAACGCTGCCAAGCTTGTTTCCCGGCGGACGCGCATAAACCCTCTTTCCTGCCGCTTCCATGATGGCAAGGGGGAATCGTTTACGACCCTCAGTATGCACACCCTTAAGCGGAGCCCAGGTTTCGCCGCATTCGGCATTTCCATGGCGCAGTTCATGCGTCACTACAGCCAGTTCAAAAAGAACTGCGAAGTCATGTCCCAACGCGAAGCAATGGAACTAGACCCTTTCATCCTGCGCCTGTATACAGAGCCGGCTTCCAGTTTCATTGCACGCCATCATTTGGGATCGGTTGCAGAGGACTACGTATCGAAGTTCTCCTACGCGTGCACGGGCGCTGATATGGATCAGATCACCGCACTGGACTTCTGCAATGTGTCACAAGGCTTGATTGTTCCGATTCATCGTTTTGAGTTCGACGCCGAAGCCCACCGGAAGCGTCTTGGCGACAGGTTTGTTGAGGATTCGGTGGTGGCACATCGTGAGGAGAACGGACTCCACATCGTCACCACCGCGAGTGGCCGGGAGTACGTGGGCAAAACGGTCGTGTTCGCAACTCCCGCAGTTGTGACCGCGCAGTTCCTTGACGTAGGGGACATCCGTCAGTCGTGCCAACTCTACGTAGAGCATGTGCGAGGCACTATTCGCAAGGATCTGAGTGCGCAGGACATGAATCTCTTCCCCTTCACCTCGCCCATCATCTTTACTGCTGTTCAAGATGATGGAACATACCTCGTCTACAGCCGTGAACCGGAGATCGATTTGGCTGCATTGTTCACTGAGTTCGAGCTCATCCAACGCCGCGAATGGGAAAAAGCGATGTACGTGACGGGGCGAGCTTATGTGGAACAACAGTATGGGCCAACCACCTTCGTGGCGGGCGATCACAACGGCCTAGGCCTCGAACCCACTGCGATCTCAGGGGTCTACGCCGCCAACCAAATTCTCAACGCAGTGGGACTTCACGCCAACAGGTTTCTGACGTCCTCAGCCAACAACGAGAAGTAA
- a CDS encoding SprT-like domain-containing protein: MELSRAQAVARTLMDRHGLQAWDLTFDRAKRRAGLTDFRSHTISLSAPFMVLYDEARVQDVILHEIAHARVGRDHGHDATWKAEARRLGTTPTACITDGPKPPAPYLGICPSGHQIERFRAPRKVMSCAKCSAKYNPAYAFKWYKKSA, encoded by the coding sequence ATGGAACTTTCCAGAGCACAAGCTGTGGCACGAACTCTCATGGATCGTCATGGCTTACAGGCGTGGGATCTCACGTTCGACCGCGCCAAGCGCCGAGCTGGACTCACCGACTTTCGCTCCCACACGATCAGCCTCTCAGCACCATTCATGGTGCTGTATGACGAAGCTCGGGTACAGGACGTCATTCTGCATGAAATCGCGCATGCCCGTGTGGGGCGCGATCATGGCCACGACGCAACGTGGAAGGCTGAGGCCCGGCGCTTGGGAACAACGCCAACCGCCTGCATCACGGACGGCCCCAAACCACCAGCCCCATACTTGGGAATCTGCCCCAGCGGGCACCAGATTGAACGCTTCCGCGCTCCACGCAAGGTCATGTCCTGCGCCAAGTGCTCCGCGAAGTACAACCCGGCTTACGCCTTCAAGTGGTACAAGAAGTCGGCCTAG
- a CDS encoding FadR/GntR family transcriptional regulator — protein sequence MMSDKFAQRFLQDSSDNLLQRSLPAGLGPIPVVNRSSATMEAIKAYILSHDLRPGSPLPTEAELCAELGVSRSSVREALRKLEALDIVYVHQGRGTFVGDMSLRPLVETLTLRASLSTENSTVSLRDVVALRKYLDLGMSAEIAEGFAGTHHQGLHDVVDAMVAKAARGERFLEEDSAFHLGILETLGNVVAEQMVSALWLVHQVVVPSLSDDDGDDLAATARAHGDILRAAEAGDRKAYRKAVRKHYKPLEIILDRNEKEAEARASAKAEVLGQAEPTEGTQEEPEA from the coding sequence ATGATGTCTGACAAATTCGCGCAACGGTTTCTCCAAGATTCGTCTGACAACCTGTTGCAGCGGTCTTTGCCTGCAGGTCTGGGGCCGATTCCCGTGGTGAACCGTTCCAGCGCAACAATGGAGGCGATTAAGGCCTACATACTTTCGCATGATCTGCGTCCGGGTTCACCGCTCCCTACTGAGGCGGAGTTGTGTGCCGAACTTGGCGTATCGCGTTCTTCTGTGCGCGAAGCGCTGCGCAAGCTCGAGGCGCTTGACATTGTCTACGTCCATCAGGGCCGCGGCACGTTTGTAGGCGACATGTCCCTACGCCCGCTCGTTGAGACGCTCACCCTGCGTGCCTCGTTAAGTACTGAGAACTCCACTGTCTCATTGCGCGACGTCGTGGCACTACGCAAATACCTTGACCTTGGTATGTCGGCCGAGATCGCAGAGGGTTTCGCTGGTACACACCACCAGGGCCTTCACGACGTCGTCGACGCTATGGTGGCAAAGGCCGCTCGCGGCGAGAGGTTCCTTGAAGAGGACAGTGCGTTCCACTTGGGGATTCTTGAGACGCTGGGAAACGTTGTTGCCGAACAGATGGTTTCAGCGCTCTGGCTTGTACATCAGGTGGTAGTTCCTAGTTTGTCCGACGACGACGGCGATGACCTCGCCGCGACCGCCAGAGCGCACGGTGACATCCTGAGGGCTGCGGAAGCTGGAGATCGCAAGGCCTACCGCAAGGCGGTTCGCAAGCACTACAAGCCTCTGGAAATCATCCTTGACCGAAACGAAAAGGAGGCCGAGGCGCGCGCATCGGCTAAGGCAGAGGTGCTGGGTCAGGCCGAGCCGACAGAAGGCACTCAGGAAGAACCGGAGGCGTAA